A region of the Peredibacter starrii genome:
GCTTTTTCTATTCTTGGTCTAAGGCAAAATCTCACGATTCTCTAAACGCTCTATTTGCAGCTGATGATGAGAAGTTTCAGTACCTTCGTCCGATTAATATCGTGAAGTACAAGAGCCGTAAGAAAAACCGTTTCTCATTCAAAGAATTCCATAAGTTAAAACTTCTTATGAAGAAGTCACTTCCTGCTGAAATCTTTGCAGGAATTCCTTGGTCTACATGGAACCAAACGAAAGACGATAAGTTCACGAACTACGGTCTTCGTTTTGAGCTACTTCTAGCTCCTGAGGCCATTACTGAAACAATGCCGCTTACACGCAAAGATGTAAAAGTTTTCTTCATGGATTACTTAAAGAGCAAGGGACTTAAGCCTCGTGATTTCTTCCCGGCCTACTTCAATAATCAAAGCGGTGAGCAACTGTCTCCAGAAGAGCAGTTTAATCTTAGCCTTGATGATTTTTCAGTGAAGATGGAATACGGTCTCGATAAGGCAAAACCTGCGGTGGAACGTCTGGAAGTATTTAATCGCATGAAGAACAACGTTCTTTTCGAAGAAAGTGGTTTTGGTTTTATGATGTATCTGCAACAAGACAAGATGGCGTCTAACTATCATCTTGATCTCGATATCTCTTCTAACGAAGCGATCATTGATTACTCGTATGGAGACAGTTCACTTTCTGCACTCTATAAGAAGCTTCTAACGATTAAGGCCGCTTTGGATGATGACGCTCTGGATATCATTCGTGAAGCGGAGTCTCTTTCTGTTTCTACTTCTGCATTAAATTAATTTTTCTCTTTCTCACCTGAGTCACACTCAGGTGAGAATTTCTCTTCGCAAATTCCCAACTAAAGCATTTCAGGACCCTCATTTAATTCACATAGGACTACTTACTTAAGAAAACTCATGCCTGAAACAGGGTCGAGTGACTTAAAATAAGAGCGGGAAATCCATGGAGGGATTGATGGGGCGCTCTTGGTGGGCCAATAGCAAAAGAGTATTTCTCGCACTGTTGATTATCTTTTCTCTAATTCACTTAGGGACAATGCTTCTGCGCCTGAAGATCCTTGATCGCACCAAATACACGCCTGTGGCCAAAACCAGACCTCCTATCAAAGTAGATTTGCGTAAACTTCCTCCGTCATCTCAATCCCCTTTTAAAAAACAAATCGTTGAGTCAGAAGATGGGGGAGAGAAAAAGAAGGTCAAAGGGGCCTATCTCAGTGATAAAGACCGGGCCTTTGATAAGGAAACCATCGCTAAGCGAGTCGATCCATTTAATAAAGGGGCAAAGGCCGGTGGCGGTGAGAAAGGTGACGCTGACAAGAGTAAGAAAGGATCAGAGGGTAAGAAGAAAAACATCGCCTCGGGTAAAGGAAGGCCCAATAAAGGCATGAAGCTTTCAGACCTTGGTGCACATGTTGGACAACCAGACCCGTTCATGGAGGCGGCGAAAGAATACTCGAGTAAAAAGAAGGGCAATGGAGGAGATCCTAATCTTCCCGGTAGAAGTGTGAGCTCAACCAATGATCATGTGGAAGAAGTGCCATTGGGTGATATGACTCATCTGAATACTGTTGAATACAAATACTATGGATTCTATCACCGTATTAAACAACGCTTAGAGCAGTTCTGGGGAAGAAGTATTCAGGAAAAGGCCCAGCAGCTTGCTAAGGCCGGAAGGACTGTGGCGTCAGATGATGAACTGGTGACTTCATTGCAAATTACGATGAATCATTTAGGTGAAGTTTTAGAGATTAGCATCACTGGAGCGAGTGGAATTAAAGAACTCGATGATGCGGCCATAGAATCCTTCAATCAGGCGGGACCATTTCCAAACCCACCCAAAGGGCTTCTCCAAGATGGGAAGGTCACTATTGAGTGGGGCTTTGTGGTAAATACTTAAGGCTGCTTTTTGTATTGGAAGAGGCTCAGCATGGTGTTTCTGAAATTATTATTTTTCACTCCACGGGCCACCATGATGTAATCATTTTCTCTAAGCGCGATGGCCCCTAGATCGATTCCACCTTCTGATGAAAAATTGGCCTCATATGAGTTTCCTGGGGAAAAGAAGCTAGAAATCTTTCCACCAAGTTCCAATATGCCTGATTCAGTATCTGTTCCACTTGGCTCTGAACATTTTGAGTCTCTAAACCAAGAGCGTTTAAATTCATAAGAACCGTCTTTCTGAATGTGGTAAGACTCCACCACGAAACCCTGATGGTCTGGACTCATCTGAGTTTGAATACAAGTAGTACTCCAAATACCCGCTAATAATGCCAATGTGATCATGGTTATACCCCGTTGTTTTTTGCGGACTTATAGCCTCCCTGGCCTGTTTCTGAAAACTTAATCTTTCTTCATGTTAGCTGTCTAAACTTTAGACAGCGGCCGAAAACCTTTCACTCCATCCCTTTAAAACGTGAGACCCCCTTAAAATGAATGAGATGAAATTTCTTATTCTTGGTCTCTTCATGCTTGGTCTATTTTTGGGTCTCAGTGCGGGCCCCAAGGACGATCATGTTTACCAAGTGATTAGTAGTCACCCTCATGACGTTGAGGAGTTAAAAAACCACACTGAAACCATTCATCAAAAAGGCAGACTTTGGATCGTTCGCTTAAAAGAAAATGCACCAAAGGAACTACTGGAGCATCTTAGACCTCTGCGTGGTGGTGAAGATCATTATTCATTCGTTGGCAGACTGATTACCAACAAAGTGTTCAAGTCAAAACCGGTTGATTATCGCGGATTGATTAATCAGCTTTCTCTGGAAAACATCAAAAACGAAGTTTACTGGCTCTCAAATTTTGAAACTAGATATGCTGGTAGTGACGAAAATCAATTGGCCACAAACGGAGTTGCTAAAAAACTAGAATCTCTTGGTTATACGGTTAAGAAAATTTGCTATCACCCAGAGGCCTGCAGTCTTGTTGCAGAAAAAACCGGCACGATTCTCAATCGTGAAGTGATTATGGTCATGGGCCATATTGATTCAGTAGGAGAGTATTTTGCTGGCGCTGATGATAATGCCAGTGGAGTCAGCGTGATTTTAGAGATGGCACGAGTTCTAAAGGACTATAACAATAATAAAACGATCCGATTTTTTATCTCAAATGGTGAAGAACTTGGTCTCATCGGTTCCACTCAATATGCCACTCAACTTGAGCGTGCAAAACAGTTAAAGAACATCTCACTTGTGATTAATATGGATATGGTTGGCTACAATACAACTGGTGTTGTAGAGCTAGAAACTGATCCTGAGTTTGAAGAACATGCCCAATGGATGGCCGGAGTTGCGGCCAAGTACACTAAGCTTAAAACAAAAATCTCTCTCGGCGCCTATGGCAGTGATCACGTGCCTTTTCTTCAAAGAGGTGTGCCAACTGTTCAGACGATTGAAGATTGGGAAAATAAGAATCCATGTTACCACATGGAATGTGACAGACCCGATGCTCTAAATTATGAGTATGCCACCGAAGTGGCACGACTCAATTTAGCTGCTGTTCTATTAAAAGATAACGAATAATTAGCCGTGTGGTTTTAACACCACCTTCATACACTTATCTTCTTTGTTATTAAAGATATGGTAGGCCTCACTGATTTTATCCAGTGGTAAGCGGTGAGAGATAATATCATCCAGGAAAACTTTTTTATCTCGCACCAAACCAAGTAATTCATCGATATATTTGTGAACTGGTGCCTGGCCACCTACCAGTCGAAGTCCCTTATCGAAAATTTGTCCCCAAGGGAAATTATCATAAGTCGTTCCGTAAACACCGACCACACTGACCACACCACCTCGACGAACGGCCCTCACTGCCATTTTAAGTGCATTAAGCGTACCTGCTTCGAGATGAACAAATTGGGCGGCCTTATCAAAGAGGGTACGATCGGCCTCCATTCCAACGGCATCGATGACGACATCAGCACCACGTCCTCCCGTCATTTCTCGGATGATTTCTGCAGGATCGTGCTCTT
Encoded here:
- a CDS encoding energy transducer TonB family protein produces the protein MGRSWWANSKRVFLALLIIFSLIHLGTMLLRLKILDRTKYTPVAKTRPPIKVDLRKLPPSSQSPFKKQIVESEDGGEKKKVKGAYLSDKDRAFDKETIAKRVDPFNKGAKAGGGEKGDADKSKKGSEGKKKNIASGKGRPNKGMKLSDLGAHVGQPDPFMEAAKEYSSKKKGNGGDPNLPGRSVSSTNDHVEEVPLGDMTHLNTVEYKYYGFYHRIKQRLEQFWGRSIQEKAQQLAKAGRTVASDDELVTSLQITMNHLGEVLEISITGASGIKELDDAAIESFNQAGPFPNPPKGLLQDGKVTIEWGFVVNT
- a CDS encoding M28 family metallopeptidase, translated to MKFLILGLFMLGLFLGLSAGPKDDHVYQVISSHPHDVEELKNHTETIHQKGRLWIVRLKENAPKELLEHLRPLRGGEDHYSFVGRLITNKVFKSKPVDYRGLINQLSLENIKNEVYWLSNFETRYAGSDENQLATNGVAKKLESLGYTVKKICYHPEACSLVAEKTGTILNREVIMVMGHIDSVGEYFAGADDNASGVSVILEMARVLKDYNNNKTIRFFISNGEELGLIGSTQYATQLERAKQLKNISLVINMDMVGYNTTGVVELETDPEFEEHAQWMAGVAAKYTKLKTKISLGAYGSDHVPFLQRGVPTVQTIEDWENKNPCYHMECDRPDALNYEYATEVARLNLAAVLLKDNE